One window of the Lepeophtheirus salmonis chromosome 7, UVic_Lsal_1.4, whole genome shotgun sequence genome contains the following:
- the LOC121121538 gene encoding luciferin 4-monooxygenase gives MINVIENDGTLRGPNLQPIANNDDTALNDFSCSNKYLTPRHLGVIYLDHLCYSNKGSFLSYENEHRSNSISPREFVKYTKRFAHFINERHGNARFATVLLLNNNRFFFIPVVGTWFLGSSVSLFQPSSSRETIERQLMILKEELNLEEIVVITETFAIPKISNIGVDRIISLTPVPGYMSLQEIFMNDDNEVVEIFHREGRTSLQSEIAVTFWTSGSTGEPKGVLYSAENILNSIHYCSYVPFQIRHVIKNYEPSSLRLMILTNFFHPGGFTEGLRNILPQKRTGIILRSPNEYVDFSTTHLFNAIQTTKPNMIICSPEFAVKMNGASNDLSSQFDLSSVFVIYPIGGSINTNYEKKARIQFPSLKMICKGYGSTETLSISLGISDQHLGRLFPKYQLRILNPNGEPLGPNSVGDIVVKPGYGMRRYIGDHEYNITQDGFFYMGDVGYYDSAGKIFFKCRSKDLVKVHNHHVYPQEIESFISSKCSFVKDIGVFGQKDKNGIERLSGVIVLHHIEKGLSLQNVLERTFEAYKFPRYKWLQGGVRVTSAIPRNANGKIFRGRLPLLFNNASENV, from the exons ATGATCAATGTGATTGAAAATGATGGAACTCTCCGTGGACCTAATCTACAACCCATAGCCAACAATGATGACACTGCCTTAAACGACTTCTCTTGTAGTAACAAGTATTTGACTCCCAGACATTTAGGCGTCATATATTTGGATCATCTATGCTACTCTAATAAAGGAAGTTTTTTGTCATACGAGAATGAGCATAGAAGCAATTCAATTTCCCCCAGagaatttgttaaatatacaaagagATTTgcacattttataaatgaaagacATGGAAATGCAAGATTTGCGACTGTGCTTCTTCTGAACAATAAccgttttttcttcattcctgTGGTGGGAACTTGGTTCCTGGGATCATCTGTGTCTCTTTTTCAGCCTTCCAGTTCAAGAGAAACGATTGAACGACAGTTGATGATTTTGAAGGAAGAATTAAATTTGGAGGAGATTGTTGTGATTACCGAGACATTTGCTATTCCAAAGATATCAAACATTGGTGTGGACCGAATTATTTCTCTTACTCCAGTGCCTGGATACATGTCTTTGCAAGAGATTTTTATGAATGATGACAATGAAGTTGTTGAGATATTCCATCGAGAAGGGAGGACGTCACTTCAAAGTGAAATAGCAGTCACTTTTTGGACTTCAGGCTCAACAGGAGAGCCGAAG GGCGTTCTTTACTCAGCTGAAAATATACTCAACTCAATTCATTATTGCTCCTACGTTCCATTTCAAATACGCCACGTCATTAAGAATTATGAACCATCAAGTTTACGCCTCATGATTCTTACAAACTTTTTCCATCCAGGAGGATTTACGGAAGGTCTCAGAAACATACTACCTCAAAAAAGAACAGGAATTATCCTTCGATCTCCTAATGAATATGTAGATTTCTCTACTACACACTTATTTAACGCCATTCAAACAACCAAACCTAACATGATTATTTGCTCACCGGAATTTGCAGTCAAAATGAATGGAGCTTCAAATGATTTAAGCTCTCAATTTGATTTATCCTCTGTTTTCGTAATTTATCCCATTGGTGGATCAATTAATACCAATTATGAGAAAAAGGCCCGAATTCAATTCCCTTCCTTAAAAATGATTTGCAAAGGCTATGGCTCAACGGAGACATTAAGTATCAGTTTGGGAATATCAGACCAGCATTTAGGACGTTTATTCCCTAAATATCAATTGAGAATTCTGAATCCAAATGGAGAGCCTCTTGGTCCTAACAGTGTTGGAGATATTGTGGTTAAACCTGGATATGGAATGAGGCGATATATTGGTGATCATGAGTACAACATAACTCAAGATGGGTTTTTTTATATGGGAGATGTGGGATACTATGATTCAGCgggaaagatattttttaaatgtagatcCAAGGACTTGGTCAAAGTTCATAATCATCATGTGTATCCACAAGAAATCGAGTCCTTCATCTCCTCAAAATGTTCTTTTGTGAAGGATATAGGCGTGTTTGGTCAAAAGGACAAAAATGGTATCGAGAGATTATCAGGAGTAATTGTTCTTCATCATATAGAAAAAGGACTTAGTTTGCAGAATGTTTTGGAGAGAACTTTTGAGGCGTATAAATTTCCTCGCTATAAATGGTTACAGGGAGGAGTTAGAGTAACTAGTGCAATACCACGTAATGCCAACGGAAAAATCTTCAGAGGAAGATTGCCTCTTTTGTTTAATAATGCATCGGAAAATGTTTAA